From a region of the Castanea sativa cultivar Marrone di Chiusa Pesio chromosome 10, ASM4071231v1 genome:
- the LOC142612366 gene encoding uncharacterized protein LOC142612366, which produces MDPLVLFLKEGTLPNEKGEADKVRRKAPHLWLSEEQKLRYCCELGIRNRYSTPGYPQGNGYIEVINKVIVNGLKKRLDEAKGRWVEELPHVLWTYWTTPRRSTREAPFSMTYEFEVVIPLEIGFPILRTSLFTQDNNDRLLEKSLDLIEERREVAMVQLAYYQQKLKQGYDISVMARPLALGDLVLRKVVGIAKNPL; this is translated from the exons ATGGATCCTTTAGTCCTGTTTCTTAAGGAAGGTACTCTGCCTAATGAGAAGGGAGAGGCAGATAAGGTACGGAGGAAAGCTCCTCATCTCTGGTTATCTGAGGAGCAAAAGTT GAGGTACTGCTGTGAATTGGGCATCAGAAACAGATATTCAACTCCAGGTTATCCACAAGGAAATGGGTACATTGAGGtaattaacaaagttatagtgaatggacttaagaagagATTGGATGAGGCAAAAGgtagatgggtggaagaattacCACATGTTCTCTGGACATATTGGACTACTCCTCGTCGGTCAACTAGGGAAGCAccattttcaatgacttatgagTTCGAGGTTGTGATCCCTCTAGAGATTGGATTTCCAATACTGAGGACGAGCTTGTTCACTCAAGACAACAATGATAGGCTATTGGAGAAAAGTTTAGATTTGATTGAGGAACGAAGAGAAGttgccatggttcaactagcatATTATCAACAGAAACTCAAACAAGGGTATGATATCAGTGTAATGGCAAGGCCATTAGCACTTGGTGACTTGGttttgagaaaagttgtgggtattGCAAAGAACCCATTATAG